In Terriglobales bacterium, the genomic stretch CCGGAGTTCGCCATCGTCTACCCGGCGTTCGGCACCACCCCGCCGTCGGCCGTCGGCCCGCAGTGGGTGACGGTACCTGCGTGTGCTGGTCCGTTTCCTTGCCCTGCTACCGTGGTCACCGTCACCACGTCGCCGGGCAACCTGGGCGACCAGCTCGCGTATGGCGAGCGGCAGGGCGCCGATTCCGGGCGTCCTGAGGTCCAGGGACGGCTGGTCTTTCAGTTCCAGCTCGACCACGCCAAGGGCGTTGCGCCGGCGCAGATCATCGTCAGCGGCATGAACGCGGCCCGCACCGCGATCGTTCCGTTCTCGCAGATCCCCAGCTGCACCGCGCCCGCCACCTCGGTCTTCGCCTCGAATGGTCTGACGCCACTCTGCGGCAACGGCGCCGGTGGCGCCAACGCCAACCTCTACAAGGCTGCGTTCCCGACTGGCGTCAAGGTGGACACCGACCGCAATGGCTGGACGGCCGGCTTCCAACTCCCCACTCGCTACGTGACCTTCATCGCCAACTACTACAGGGGCACCGACCTGCGCTTCTACTTCGCCGGCCAGCTCCTGAAGGAGTTCAACGACTTCGCCGCTGTTCCGGGGCAGACAGCTACCGGACCCGCCGGCACCGCCAACACCATCGGCTGCGCGTCGGGCGGCTACAACTGTGGGTTCTCCGTCGACGGGGCTTCGGTCATCAACTTTGCCACCATCGATCCTGGCGCCAGCGGTACGGCCAACACCATCCCCACGGCGGTCTTCATCCCGCAGAACGTGGTCCGCTCCCAGGGCGGCTTTGCTGAACTGGGCTTCCCGCTCTCCCGCATCTTCGGTGCGGATCCCACGGGCCGCAACGCCGGCTGGACCCTCAACCTGCATTACGGGCTGGATTCGGTCTTTGCCCGCGATGCCAGGAAACTAAGCGCTACCCAACCCCGGCAGTCCAGCTGGGCCTTTGCCAATCTCCAGTACAAACTCAACCAGTACGTCACCTTCGGCTACGAGATCGGCCACTACCAGACCATCGACGTGGGTACGGCGACCTGGGAAGGCCACGCGCAGCACGTCGCGCACGACCTGCACAGCGAATTCTCCACCATCTTCACCTTCTGACCTGGATCAACCCAACCGGGGCGGCCTTGCGGCCGCCCCGCCTTTTTTGCCGCTCCAGAGTTGCACTTTCCGGGCCGAGGCGTATGATGTGGCCCGCCAAAAAAAGAGGGCTATTTTCGCAGTCCTGTCCAACTCCCAAAGGAGGAAATCCCGATGTCGAGAAAGAAGAGCGGCCGCTGGAGCCGGCGCGATTTCGTCAAGACCATGGGGACCGGCGCTCTGGTGGCCGGAGTAGGGCCTGCGTTTCTTTTTCCGGAACGGGCCCAAGCCCAGCAAAAGACCCTGAAGATCGGCCAGTGGAGCCACTTCGTCCCCGATTACGACAAGTGGTTTGACAACGAGTTCACCAAGCAATGGGGACAGAAGAACAACACCAACGTGGTGGTGGACCACATCAATCTCAACGAGCTGAAGACCCGCGCCACCGCCGAGGTCTCGGCCAAGAAGGGGCATGACCTGTTCATGTTCCTCTCCCCTCCCGCCGCCTTCGAGAAGCAGGTCATCGACATGACCCACGTGTACCAGGAAGTGGAGAAGAAACACGGCAAGAAGATCGATCTGGCGCACAAGTCCACCTACAACCCGAAGACCAAGAAGTACTTCGCCTTCTCCGATTCCTACGTGCCCGATCCCGGCAACTACTACAAGGAGTGGTGGGCCGAGGCGGGCTATCCCAACGGCCCCGATACCTACGACGACCTGCGCGCCGGCGCCAAGAAGATCAAGGACAAGAGCGGCCATCCCTGCGGCGTCGGACTCTCCCAGGAACTCGACACCAGCATGGCCATGCGCGCCATCCTCTGGTCCTTCGGCGGCAAGGAGCAGGACGAGCACGGCAACGTGGCCATCAACTCCAAGCAGACGGTCGAAGCCCTGAAGTTCGTGAAGGCGCTCTTCCAGGAGTCGGAGACGGCCGAAGTCTTCACCTGGGACCCGTCGTCCAACAATCGCGGCATGCTGGCGGGCAAGCTGTCTTTTGTCATGAACGCCATCTCCATCACCCGCCAGGCGGAACGCGAGCACTCGGAGATCTCCAAGCACGTCATGATCTCCAAGGCGCTCAAGGGCCCGGCCAAGCGGCTGGCCGCCGAGCACGTCATGGACTGCTACGTGGTCTGGGAGTTCGCCGAGAACAAGGAAGGCGCGCAGCAGTTCCTCATCGATTACATCGACAACTTCAAGTCCGGCTTCGAAGCGGGCAAGTGGTACAACTTCCCCTGCTTCCCCAGCACCGTGCCCGACCTGCAGAAGACCATCCAGAACGATCCCGCGGCCGAACCTCCCAACAAGTACGCCGTGCTCAGCGACGTGCTCGATTGGGCCACCAACGTCGGCTACCCCGGCTACGCCACCGCCGCCATCGACGAAGCCTTCACCACCTGGGTCATCCCCACCCACTTCGCCAAGGTGGCCCGCGGTGACGAGACCCCGGAGGAAGGCGTCAAGGCGATGGAAACCGAATACAAACGCATCTGGGAACGCTGGAAGTAGTTCAGCCTCTCCCTGCTTCCCGCCCTTCCGGCCTATGCCGGAAGGGCAGTTTCTTGTTCGTGTCCCGATCCGGCGCGCGCACTGCGGTTGGCGCGCGGGGCAGCGTGGTACACTCCTTCTCTTGTTTGCACGACACCGCTCGTACCGAGGTAAGGATGGCTGTTGTCGAAACCCGCAATCTCACCAAGATCTTCAAGGCAGGAGAACTCGGGGCCGTTAATGAAGTGAATCTGGTCACCCGCGAGGGCGAGTTCCTGGTCTTTCTCGGGCCTTCCGGTTCAGGCAAGACCACGCTCCTGCGTATGATCGCCGGACTGGAGACGCCCACCTCGGGCACCATCCTGATCGGCGGCCAGGACGTCACGTACCTGACCCCGCGCGAGCGCCGCATCGCGATGGTCTTCCAGAGCTACGCGCTCTATCCCCACCTGAGCGTGTACAAGAACATCGCCTTTCCCCTGAAAGCGCAGAAGGTGCCCAAGGAAAAGCACAAGGAGAAGGTGGAATGGGCGGCGGGGCTGCTGGGCATCACCCGCCTGCTGCAACGCAAGCCGCGCGAACTCTCCGGCGGCGAGCGCCAGCGCGTGGCCCTGGCCCGCGCCATCGTGCGTGAGCCCTCGGTCTTCCTGCTCGACGAGCCGCTCTCCAACCTCGACGCCAAGCTGCGGGCTTCCGCCCGGGAAGAACTGGAGATCTTCCACCGCCGCATCGGCACCACCACCATCTACGTCACCCACGACCAGGTGGAGGCTATGGCCATGGGCGACCGGGTCATGGTGCTGCATCAGGGCATCGTCCGTCAGCTCGGCACCCCGACTGAGGTCTATGACCAGCCGGAAGACACCTTTGTCGCCACCTTCCTCGGTTCCCCGCCCATGAACCTGCTCGTGGATCAGGAGGTGATCGTGGGCTTCCGTCCCGAACACGTCGCTCCGCTCGAGCTCGCGCCGGCAACCGCCGTGAGATTCCGCCTGCGCGTACAGAACGTCGAGTACCTCGGATCGGAATGGATCCTGTACGCCGCAGTGGACAGCGGCAAGTTCAAGGACAAGGAGATCATCTCGCGCCTGCCATCGGCGGCCTCCTTCCAACTCGGTGAAGTCTACGACTTCGCCGTCGCCGAGAAGGACTTGCGCTTCTTCGACCGCCAGACCGAGAAGAAGACCCAGGCGAGGGCCCTGGCATGGCAATAGGCGCCAAGACCCCGCCTCCCCCGGGGGTGGGCGTCACCCCGCCGGAGAAAAAAGGCGGGGGATACTTCCGCACCCCCGCCGCCCGCACCTACGGTTTGGGCATCGCCATGTTCGGCCCCGCCGTGCTCTACATCGCCGCCCTGATCGGCGTGCCTTTCGTGATGGCTTTTCTCTACGCTTTCGGGGACGTGCGCGTGGGCAGCGTCGGCTACCACTTCGTCGGCCTGGAGAACTACCGCCACATCCTCGCGAGCCCCAGCTTCCGCACGGCGCTCAAGAATTCCTTTATTTTCACCATCAGTTCGCAGGTGCTGGTGATCGTCGGCTCGACCATCCTGTCGCTGGTGCTGGAGAAGAAGTTTCGCGGGCGCGGCTTTATCCGCTTCCTGGTCTTGATGCCCTGGGTGGCGCCGATCTCGCTGGGCGCCATCGGCTGGAAATGGATCCTGGATTCGCTGTACAGCGTCATCAACTGGCTGCTGGTGGCGATGCACATCTACAAACCCTATGGCGCGCCCATGTGGCTGGGCGAGCCCACCCTGGCCATGATCTCGGTGATCGCGGTACACACTTGGCGGCTGCTGCCCTTCTCCACCGTGATCCTCCTGGCGGGCGTCACCGCTATCCCCAAGGACATCCCCGAGGCGGCGGCCGTAGACGGCGCGGGGTTCTGGCGCACCTTGTTCCAGATCCGCATCCCCATGATGCTGCCCATCGTCAACGTGGCCGTGCTGTTCGGCATCATCTTCACCTTCACCGACATGACCGTGGTCTACATCCTGACCGCCGGCGGGCCCTTCGATTCCACCCAGGTGCTGCCTTCGCTGGCCTTCTTCACCGGCATTCTGGGCGGGGACCTGTCGGCCGGCGCTGCCATCTCGCTCTTCCTGGTGCCCCTGCTGGTGCTGGTGGCCTGGGGCATGCTGCGCATGGCCCACCGGGCGGAGGTGGTGTGATGGCCCGGGGCGCCGCACGCACCGCTTTTTACAACCTCGCCCACTGGGTGGTCGTGGTGGTGTTCACCGTCCTGCTCGCCTTCCCCTTCTACTGGATGCTGATCACCACCTTCAAGCAATCCAGCGACCTCTATAACCTCGAGAACAATCCCTTCATCTTCAATGCCAAACCGACGCTGGAGAACCTGCGCCTGCTGTTCCTGGAGACCAGCTTCCTGCGCTGGCTGGGCAACACGGCCCTGGTCGGGGTCCTGGTGGTCGGGATCACCTTGGTGCTGGCCTTGCCCGCCGCCTATGCCCTGGCGCGGCTCACCGGCCGCTGGGGACAGCGCCTGGGGATCGGCATCTTCCTCACCTACCTGGTCCCCCCCACCCTGCTCTTCATCCCGTTGTCGCGCGTGGTCGCCATCCTGGGGCTGCAGGACACCATCTGGTCGGTCGTGGTCGTCTACCCCAGCTTCACCGTGCCCTTCTCCATCTGGCTGCTGATGGGCTTCTTCAAGACCATTCCCAGGGAGCTGGAGGACGCCGCCATGGTGGACGGCCTCACCCGCTTCCAGGCTTTCTACAAGCTGGTGATCCCCATCTCCCTCTCTGGCATCCTGACCGTGGTCATCTTCACCTTCACCCTGGTGACCCAGGAATTCGTGTACGCGCTGACCTTCATCTCCCCGGAGGCGCACCAGATGCTGGGGGTGGGCGTGCCCACCTTCCTCATCCGCGGCGACGTTTACTTCTGGGGGTCGCTGATGGCCGGATGCCTGATCGCCAGCGTGCCCATCGCCCTGCTCTACAACCTGTTCCTCGACCGCTTCATCGCCGGCTTCACCGTGGGCGCGGTGAAATGACCCTCCCGCCGGGGACGGCGCGGTGGAAAACCCCGCCCTTTCCAGTCCATCGCCTTCAAAAAGGCGGCGGTTCCCGCTTCGGGCCAAACAGGGGGGAGCGTCAACCGTCACGCGGCTATGTGACCGTTATCACTGCAAGCCGGGAGCGCGGGGTGAAGAATGCGCGGAATCATCGCAGGCCCCCTCCGGGCGGGCCCGTACTGCGCTTCGGGGCGCCGCGACGGGCTGACCTTCGGAGACCCTGCGGCGAGGCACAGGAAGGATCCGCTGGGGACGGCTGCGCGCCCGCATCAGGGCGTGACGGGCCCTCGGCCCGTCGCTTCCCCCTGTGTGGCACGCGTGAGCGGTTGGGTCCAACCCCCGAAACCTGCGCGCCGTGGATCCGGATGATCGCGCGCGCAGCCTCAGATAAACGAACTACCGACAGGAGACTCATACTATGGCAACAGCGGCACAAGCTACTCCTGGGACCGGCCTCAGCCGTTGGTGGCGGGTGGTGGGCGGTCTCTCCATGAACCTCGCTTTAGGCTCCCTCTACGCGTGGAGCGTTTTCATCGCTCCTCTGGAAAAAGAATTCAAATGGAAGCGCGCCGACACCTCGATGGTGTTCACCATCGCGGTGGTGGTCTTCGCCATCACCTTCGTGATCGCCGGCCGCTTGCAGGACAAACTGGGGCCGTTCAAGATCTCCCTTATTGGCGGCATCCTGGTCAGCATCGGCTTCTTCCTCTGCGCCTACACCAGCAGCCTGACGTACCTGTTCATCTGCTTCGGCGCGATCGGAGGCCTGGGCAACGGCTTCGGATACTCCACGCCCATCCCCGTCATGGCCAAGTGGTTCCCGGACAAACGCGGCCTGGCGGTGGGCCTGGCGGTAGCCGGTTACGGCGGCGGTTCCGCCATCTTCGGCCCGCTTGCCAACCTCTACCTGATCCCGGCGTTCGGCTGGCGCGCTACCTTCCAGATCCTGGGCGGTATCTTCTTCGTGATGACCGTCTTCGGCTCCTTCCTGCTGCAGAACCCACCGGCGGGCTACAAGCCGGCCGGCTGGGCTCCGGCTCCGGCCTCCAAGTCGGCGGCCACCACCTATGAGTTCAGCCCCAGCGAGACCCTGCGCACCCCGACGTTCTACTTTATGTGGGTGGCGTACGCGCTGGGCTGTTCCGCCGGCCTGATGGTCATCAGCCAGTTGGTGCCCTTTGCCAAAAGCGTGGGCATCGCCGCGGCTGCCCTGGCCACCATGAGCTTGGTGGTGGGCGCGGCCGGCAACGCTCTCGGCCGAATCCTTTCCGGCTGGATGTCTGACGCCATCGGCCGCATCGCTCAGCTGCGTCTGATGATCGCCATCTCCGCCATCGCCATGCCGGTGCTGTACCTGGTGGGCGGCAACGTGGTCGGACTGTATGCGGCGGTGTTCGTCGTGTACTGGTGCTATGGCACGCAGTTGTCGGTGAACGGCTCGGCCGCCTCCGACTTCTGGGGCACCAAGAACGCCGGCATCAACTACGGCATGCTGTTCACCGCCTGGGGCGTGGCCGGCATCATCGGCCCGCGCATCGGCGGCGTGCTCTACGACAAGTACAAGAACTACCAGGCCGCTTTCTACACCGCGGCTGTCTTGGCGGCGATCGCACTGATCTGCGAGCTGCTCGCCAAGCGCCCTGAGGCCCCCGAATCCAGCGTACGGACGGCCCTCAAGACGGCGTAGTCATCTTCAACCGCGCCTTCCCGCCGGCTTCCTTTTCGGCGGGAAGGCGTTTTTCTTGCTTCTTCATTCTTACCGACGACCCAGCCAAGACTTTTGAGGGGCTCCTACTCGGATGACGTCTTTCACTGCCGAGGCGTCGATCGAAACAGCTCCGCCAGCGTGTGCACGTCCTGCGACGCCGCGTCGCTGATCACCGTGTAGCGCAGCCCGCGCTGCGACCAACTCTCCAGGTGAAAGGAGTTGACTGAGGTCTCGGTGGAGCCGAGCCTTTCCAGCCCATCGCGGTCCAGACTCAAGATCACGGATACCTTGTGCTTGCGGATGCCGAATACCAGCAGCGCCGCGGGCTCCTGCTCGACGAACACCATCCGCCCACCGATCAGCTCGAACTGTGTTCCGTTCAAGTCCGGCAGGTCGAAGGTGAACGGCAGCTTGCCTTGGAACCAGGGCTTGACCGTGTGCTGGTCGGACGAAACCACGTCCACCGGGCTCGCGCCGGCGAGATTCGTGACGTGCAGGTCGGCGATCTCGCGGATCACCTGCTGCCGTTGCGCGTTGTGCACATAAAAAACGTGCCCCGTGAACGCCAGCAGCAGCACCGCCAAGCCAACCACCACCGGGCGCCACCAGGCGGCCGCTGCCCTCGGCCTGGGCGCGGCGATCCGGCGCGCCATGCGCGCGCGGAACTCCACCGAGGGCTGATACCGCTTCCCCGCCGACTTCACAGCACGCTTCAGGTCCATCCGCCCCAGCGTCGCCTGCGAACAGGCGGCGCAGGACGCCAGGTGCTCGCGAAAGTTACGCTCTTCCTCCCCCGCCAGCTCCCCGTCCACGTAGGCGTCGATCTTGGTCTCCCAGCGCTCGCAGGTCATCTCGAGGCCCCCTGTTTGCGCGTGCTTCCCTGCAATGTCTCGCGCACCGCCCGGCGCGCCCGCGACAGCCGCGACATCACCGTCCCGATGGGGATGCCGATGGTGTCGGCGATCTCCTGATACGACATCTCTTCCATATCGGCCAATAGCAGGACCTCGCGATACGGCACCGGCAGGCCGGCAATGGCGTGGTGAAGGGCATCGGCCTCAAGCCGCTCCAGCAGCAGCGATTCCGGCGTCGTCGGCGACGGCGTCAACACCGACTCGTCCTCCTCCTCATTCAGCGGCAGTTTGGTCGCGGTCGCCGCCAGGCCGGTCCGCGAGGTCAGGAACGTGTTGCGCAAGATGCGAAAGATCCAGGCGCGAAAATTCGTCCCCGGCTGGAACGAGCCGAACCCCTTCAACGCCTTGGCGAATGTCTCTTGCACCAGGTCCTCGGCATCCTCGCGGCTCTGGGTCAGCCAGTGCGCCAGGTTATAGAGCGAGTCGAACAGCGGCATCGCCAGCGCTTCGAATTGAGGATCTGGCCGGGACACGTCATCCGCCTACGTAAACCAGGGCGGACGGCATTCTATTCCCGATACACCGTCTTTTATTTCAAAATCCCGGCAATGCCTCCGAGTGCCGTGGCCATCTGCGCCCGGACAAACCGTGGCGGGGCAGTCCCAGGTTCGGGCTCCTGCCCCTTCCCTCCGGAGGACGACGACATTAACCGCCACCACCCATCTCGACCAGATCCGGGGCCGCCTGCGGCTCAGCTTCCTGGCGGGCGCGCTTCCGAGCCTCTTTCTCCTGCTTCTTGGCCAACTTGGCCTGCTTCTTGGCCTCTTTGCTGGACATACCGTTCTTGTCGGCACAGCCGGGCTCCCGCTGTTCCACCTGGCTTGGATTGGCTGCGGCCGTTTGCGGCTGGGCAGGCGTCTCGGCCCACGCCAGTCCGACTCCCAGCATGCAAACCATCATGGCTTGCGAAACGAATCTGTTCATTGCCTTCGGCTCCTTCTGTCATGACCTCATTGCGCCATGCACCGGTGAGAACGGAGGCGGCCGCGTTTTATTCCCACCGCTCCGCAGGGAATAGAAATGAACGACAGCGGTTATCCCTGTAGCGGCCCAGCACCCAGAGAAACAACGCTGCGTTTCGAGAGACGCTTGCCGGGCGCACATTGGAGGTCACATGTTTGAAGGTCTGTTTCAACCGATGCATCTGCTGGTGATCCTCGGGATCGCCCTGTTGGTATTTGGGCCCAAGAAGCTCCCCGAGCTGCGAAAGGGATTGGGGGAAGGCATTCGTGGCTTCAAGTCCGCGATGCATGACAGCGATGGGCCCCAGGACCGAGGCCGGTGACGTTGGATCTTGGGCCGCGATTTTTCGGGAATAAAACCCTCCCGGCCCGGTTAGCACTCTCGTACGCCGAGATTTGAGACCCATGACGGCGCGCCACTAAGGAGGCGCACTAGAAAACTATGTCCGACCACATCATTCACGATCACAGCCATGACGGCATCGACCGTCGAGGCTTCCTCAAATGCATGGCCTGGGCCGGAGCGGGCGCGTTCTGCGTCCTCCAGGGCGGAGTCCTGAGATCGTTTGCCCTCAACCAACTCGACCGCCACGACGCCGGTTCACTCAAGGGGGAGCTGAGTTTCGTCCAGATCAGCGACAGCCACATCGGGTTCAACAAAGCCGCGAACCCGGACGTGATCGCCACCCTGCAGGCCGCGATCGCAAAGATCAATGCACTGCCGACACCCCCGGAATTCGTGCTTCACACCGGCGACCTCACACACCTCTCCAAACCCGAGGAGTTCGACGCCCTGGAACAGAACCTCAAGAGCATCAGGACCGGCAGGGTGTTCTATGTCCCCGGCGAGCACGACGTGCTCAACGACAACGGCAAGCTGTATCTGGAGCGGTTCGGCAAGCAGACTGTGGGGGACGGCTGGTACAGCTTCGACCAGAAAGGCGTGCATTTCATCGGCTTGGTCAACGTCATGAACCTCAAGGCCGGCGGCCTCGGCAATCTCGGCCAGGAGCAACTGGAGTGGCTCGAGAAGGACCTGAAGCACCTGAAGAAGAGCACGCCCATCGTGCTGTTCGCCCACATTCCCTTGTGGACCGTCTACCCGGACTGGGGCTGGGGGACCGACGACGGTACCCAGGCGCTTTCCTATCTGAAGAAGTTCGGCTCCGTCACCGTACTCAACGGTCACATCCACCAGACCATGCAGAAGGTGGAGGGCAACGTCACCTTCCACACCGCCATGTCGACCGCCTTTCCTCAACCGCAGCCCGGCACGGCGCCCTCGCCAGGTCCGATGAAGGTTCCCGCCGAGAAGCTGCGGGAGCTCTTGGGCATCACCAACGTGGACTATGTCCGCGGCCGGCATGCTCTCGCGATCACGGATTCACCGATCGGAACCTAGATTCGCTCTTCGAACAAGGAGTTCGCAATGCACAAAGGATTCGCTTTCCGGATGGTTGTTTCGCTACTGTTGCTCGCCGGTCTTGTCGTCTTCGGCAATGGACAAGCTCGCGCGGGAGCCCCCGAAAACAACGCCGACAAGTACCGCGTGAAGATCGACAACTTCAGCTTCACGCCGCCGACCCTGACCGTCCCAGCCGGCGCCAGGGTCACCTGGGTCAATGCCGACGATATTCCGCATACGGTCGTCGCGGACGACAGGACTTTCAAATCGAAGGTCCTCGATACCGACGAAGCGTTCACCTACACCTTCACTCAACCTGGGACCTACAGCTACTTCTGCTCCGTCCATCCCAAGATGACGGCGAAGATCGTGGTGCAGTGACGGAGAGCCAGCTTGAACCCCTTTGACATCAAGTCGGCCCTGCTCGCCAGGCACGCGCAACACGTGGTGCTCATCCACTTTCCCATCGCTCTGTTCCTGGTGGGGGTTGGGTTCGACTTCGTGGCGCAACGGACGAAGGACCAGGCGCTCGCCGCTATCGCCTACTACAACCTGCTCGCGGCGGCGATTTCGACCCTGCCGGTGCTGCTGACCGGGGTGCTGGCGTGGCAGTGGGTCCTCGGGGGCCACAAGCCCAAGGGAGTCCTGTTGCTGCACTTTGCGTTGGCCAGCGCGACCAGCGCGCTGATCTGGGTCGTGGCGTGGCTACACTTCCGGTCACGCCGAGACCCAGCCTGCCGTTTGCCCCTCTACCGCTTCCCCATCGAAGTCGTGGCGGCCGTCGCCGTCGCTTTGACTGCCCACCTTGGAGGATTTCTCAGCGGCATCAACGGCGGGTAGCTCAAGCCAAGTAGCCGCTTATTGGCACGGGGCGGTGGAACCGCCGAATCCAGCAAGATGCCGGCGGAGATCAACAGCAATCTCTGATGTCGGTATCCACGCCGCCGGACGGACCAATAGAAGGTCCATAGCAGCGCTACAGCGGTCAAAGCATAAGCCGGGACAACGTAGGCTAAGGAGGCTGGGCCATGGATGCTGCCCAGCAGTCCGAGAAGACAGCCGATCGTGAGCAGCAGGATGGAGAAAACAATGCCGATCAGCCGCTCGATCATCGCCCGCGGCCCGCCAGGGCCCGCGTCTGGCAGTCATGCGCTTTCTGGAGCAGCTCGGCGTAGGCCGGGATCTCGCGCAGGTTGGCCATCAGAGGATCGAGTTCCAGCGCCTGGTAGGCGCAATAGTTGTTGGCGATGGCGCTGCGTAGCAGCTTGGCGGCGCTGTCGGTCTTGCTGCAATAGGAGAGGATGGCGGCGTGGTAGTAGCGTAACTCGGGATCGCGCTCGGTCATCAGCGCGGGCTCGGCGGCGTGCACCGCGTCATCGGCTTCCCACACCGCGCCCGGCTGGATGCAGGCGGAGAGCAGGAAACGGTACCAGGTGGGATTGGCGCTCATCTTTTGCAGCGCCTGCCGGGCCTCGCCCAGCTTGCCGGCGCGCAACAGGATGCTGGGCAACACGTCGGTGGCCCACTCCGAGCCGGAATCGACCTTGAGGAATTCCAGGGCCCGATCGGGTTTCCCCATCATCGCGTAGGTGATGGCACAGGAACGGAAGTCAAAGTTGCCGGGATCGAGTGCCGCCGCGGTGTCGCACTCCCGGGCGGCTTCGTCGAGCAGCCCGGCGTAGCGCAGTACATAGGCCAGCGTGAAGTGCGCCTGCGCGTTCTCCGGGCGGAGCCGGATGAGTTCCTGGGCCTCATCGTAGGCTTTGGCCAGTTCCCCGCGCTCCACCCGGTTCTGGGTGAGGTGGGCGCGGGCCGAGAACAGGTTGGCATCGAGCGCGATGGCGCGCTCATAGGCGGCATCGGAGCGCTTCATCACCGCCTCGCCGCCCCCGAAGTAGGCGGCATCGAAATAGTAGCGCCGTCCCAGCACGTCCCAGGCAGGGGCATAGGACGGATCCAGTCCCACCGCCCGCTCCAGCATGGCGATGGCGTCCTTGTTGGTTTCGGGATCATGGGGCACGGCCGTGGCGCGCAAGTAGAGATCGAAGGCCTCGGAGTTCTTGGGCGGGGTCGAGGTGTCGGTGGTCGAGGCGGCGGAGCCCCCCAGCACCGGCAGCAGCCCGCGGCGCAGCTCGGTGGCCAGCTTGTCCTGCAGCAGAATGAGGTTGCCGGCGGGCGCCTTGACCGTCCCCTGCCACAGCACCTTGTCGCTCTTCACTTCCACCGCCTGTAGCGTGACCACCAGGTCGGGTCCCTGTTTCATGAAGTGTCCGGCCATGATGTTGGCCACCCGCAGGTCCCTCCCCACCTTCTGCGGGTCCACGTTGGGATCGTCGGCATACTTCTTGGTCGCGGCCGAGGGCCGGATCTCCAGGAAGCGGGTGTAGGCCAGCACGGTGTCGATCTCGTCGGCCAGGGCGAAGCGCAGGAAGTCCAGCGAGGGATCACTGCCGACGTTCTGCAGGGGCAGGACGGCGATGGTGTTGTTGGCCGCGGCGCTCACCGTGCGCGCATGCACCCCGCGCTTGGCCCACCAGATGGTGACCACCAACGCCAGCATCACCAGCACGCCGGCGATGCCCAGTTGCACGTAGGTGTGGCGGACATCGCTGTAACGGAAGGTGCGGGTGGGACGGCGCGCCACCGGCCGGGTGATGGTGGGCAGGATGTCGGAATCGCTGTCCCGCTTGAGCCGCCGCAGGTCTTCGCGGAATTCGGCGGCCGTCTGGTAGCGGCGCTCGCGTTTCTTCTCCAGCGCCCGGCCGATCACGTCCTCGAAGGCCGGCGGCAGCGCCGGGGTCAGCACCAGCGGCGACATCGGCTTCTTGTGCAGGATGTTGTCCAGGGTGAGCAGCGTGCTGGGGCCGGCGAACGGCTTCTTGTGGGTCGCCATCTCGTAGAGCACGACCCCGAACGAGAACAGGTCGGTGCGGGCATCGAGGGGCTCGCCGTTGGCCTGCTCCGGCGACATGTAAACAGCGGTGCCTGCGATGATCCCGGTCCCGGTCTGGGTCTGCTCCTGGTCGGCGACCATGGCCACGGCGCGCGGGCCCACCGGCTGCGGGACGGCCTGGCTCTCGCGCACCAGCTTGGCCAGGCCGAAATCGAGGATCTTGGCCTGCCCGCGCCGGGTGATGAGGATATTGGCCGGCTTGATGTCGCGGTGCACGATGCCTTCCGAGTGCGC encodes the following:
- a CDS encoding ABC transporter ATP-binding protein, whose amino-acid sequence is MAVVETRNLTKIFKAGELGAVNEVNLVTREGEFLVFLGPSGSGKTTLLRMIAGLETPTSGTILIGGQDVTYLTPRERRIAMVFQSYALYPHLSVYKNIAFPLKAQKVPKEKHKEKVEWAAGLLGITRLLQRKPRELSGGERQRVALARAIVREPSVFLLDEPLSNLDAKLRASAREELEIFHRRIGTTTIYVTHDQVEAMAMGDRVMVLHQGIVRQLGTPTEVYDQPEDTFVATFLGSPPMNLLVDQEVIVGFRPEHVAPLELAPATAVRFRLRVQNVEYLGSEWILYAAVDSGKFKDKEIISRLPSAASFQLGEVYDFAVAEKDLRFFDRQTEKKTQARALAWQ
- a CDS encoding carbohydrate ABC transporter permease, which produces MARGAARTAFYNLAHWVVVVVFTVLLAFPFYWMLITTFKQSSDLYNLENNPFIFNAKPTLENLRLLFLETSFLRWLGNTALVGVLVVGITLVLALPAAYALARLTGRWGQRLGIGIFLTYLVPPTLLFIPLSRVVAILGLQDTIWSVVVVYPSFTVPFSIWLLMGFFKTIPRELEDAAMVDGLTRFQAFYKLVIPISLSGILTVVIFTFTLVTQEFVYALTFISPEAHQMLGVGVPTFLIRGDVYFWGSLMAGCLIASVPIALLYNLFLDRFIAGFTVGAVK
- a CDS encoding OFA family MFS transporter — protein: MATAAQATPGTGLSRWWRVVGGLSMNLALGSLYAWSVFIAPLEKEFKWKRADTSMVFTIAVVVFAITFVIAGRLQDKLGPFKISLIGGILVSIGFFLCAYTSSLTYLFICFGAIGGLGNGFGYSTPIPVMAKWFPDKRGLAVGLAVAGYGGGSAIFGPLANLYLIPAFGWRATFQILGGIFFVMTVFGSFLLQNPPAGYKPAGWAPAPASKSAATTYEFSPSETLRTPTFYFMWVAYALGCSAGLMVISQLVPFAKSVGIAAAALATMSLVVGAAGNALGRILSGWMSDAIGRIAQLRLMIAISAIAMPVLYLVGGNVVGLYAAVFVVYWCYGTQLSVNGSAASDFWGTKNAGINYGMLFTAWGVAGIIGPRIGGVLYDKYKNYQAAFYTAAVLAAIALICELLAKRPEAPESSVRTALKTA
- a CDS encoding sugar ABC transporter permease, which gives rise to MAIGAKTPPPPGVGVTPPEKKGGGYFRTPAARTYGLGIAMFGPAVLYIAALIGVPFVMAFLYAFGDVRVGSVGYHFVGLENYRHILASPSFRTALKNSFIFTISSQVLVIVGSTILSLVLEKKFRGRGFIRFLVLMPWVAPISLGAIGWKWILDSLYSVINWLLVAMHIYKPYGAPMWLGEPTLAMISVIAVHTWRLLPFSTVILLAGVTAIPKDIPEAAAVDGAGFWRTLFQIRIPMMLPIVNVAVLFGIIFTFTDMTVVYILTAGGPFDSTQVLPSLAFFTGILGGDLSAGAAISLFLVPLLVLVAWGMLRMAHRAEVV
- a CDS encoding extracellular solute-binding protein codes for the protein MSRKKSGRWSRRDFVKTMGTGALVAGVGPAFLFPERAQAQQKTLKIGQWSHFVPDYDKWFDNEFTKQWGQKNNTNVVVDHINLNELKTRATAEVSAKKGHDLFMFLSPPAAFEKQVIDMTHVYQEVEKKHGKKIDLAHKSTYNPKTKKYFAFSDSYVPDPGNYYKEWWAEAGYPNGPDTYDDLRAGAKKIKDKSGHPCGVGLSQELDTSMAMRAILWSFGGKEQDEHGNVAINSKQTVEALKFVKALFQESETAEVFTWDPSSNNRGMLAGKLSFVMNAISITRQAEREHSEISKHVMISKALKGPAKRLAAEHVMDCYVVWEFAENKEGAQQFLIDYIDNFKSGFEAGKWYNFPCFPSTVPDLQKTIQNDPAAEPPNKYAVLSDVLDWATNVGYPGYATAAIDEAFTTWVIPTHFAKVARGDETPEEGVKAMETEYKRIWERWK